The following DNA comes from Chloroflexota bacterium.
ACGGCTTTGGCTACTACCCCGCTCGCGATGTGGACGCCGCCAAGATGGCACTGCACGACACGGTCTGGGTGCCCGCTAAGAGCAGCGTCGAGCTGCACCTGACAGTGCCGATAAAGACCCTGGACATGCTCACTTGGCTGATCGTGGGGGCGGGCTTCGACTCCACCACCGCCGGCACCTATGCCTCCGATGTGTGGAGCAGAATGAAGGCCGGGACAGCCGTATGGGACGTGACCCTTGTCACTTCGCAGTCCAGTCCGGAAGGGCAGAATATCCCGGACGCCACCTACACGCTGAAGTGGACTCCGAGCTGACGCAGGCTCTAGCGGCAATCTAAGCGCATAACAGCGAATAACGAGGAATAATGAAGGAGAACCCCGGAGGGGTTCTCCTTCATTTGCTTTTCATTAGAAGCTTACGTACAAGCAGGTAGGGTGCCTTGGGGTAGGTGGCCTGACGTCAGGCCACCTACCCCAGATAGCTAGTAATCACTCAACTACCGCCAGCCCCCCCTCGCCCAGCAGCCCCAGTAGCTCCCGCTGAAGCCCCGGGCAACATCCGGTAGTGACATTGGGCATCTCCAGACTGACCAACCCCTCAGCCGTGGCAATGGTCAGCACCACCTCATCCCGACCGGGATAGCGCTTGAAGACGTCCATCAGGCAGCGAAAACGCTCCAGGTCTTCCGATTCGTTTTCCGTCTGGGCTATTCTGACCCGCAGCTTGCTCTTCTGCGGCGGGGCAAAATCCATCACCGATCTTTCCTTCTCAAGCCTTTCGCGCCCCTCTTCTTGCTCCGGCTCCGCCTCTTCAGGGCGGTACTGCCGTACCTGGTCGCACACCACCTGTACCTCCTCCTGCCTCACCCTGACCTTCCCCTGGACGAGAAGCATATTGCCCTCTACCCAAAGCTCCTTCGTCTGCTCATAGACCACAGCCCAGCAAGTAACCTGAATACTGCCCACCAGGTCTTCCAGAACGGCCGTAACAAAGGATCGCCCGTTCTTGGTAGCAGCGTGTCTCACCGAAGTGACCACTCCGGCCACAGTGACCGACTGGCCCGCCATTTCAGGCTCGATTTCTCCGCAAAAAGCGCTGGTAGTGGAGGCCAGGCGATGCGCCACCTGAGCAAAGGGGTGGTCAGAAAGGTAGACCCCCAAGAGGTCCTTTTCCCAGGTTAATCTCTCCTTCTGAGGAAGATCAAACTTCTCTAGCTCTATCTCTGGCAGCGGCGCATTCACGCTTCCGCCAAACAGATCAAACATGGTAGACTGACCAGTTTCCTTAAGCTTCTGCTCCCGCTGCGACAGCCACAGGATGCGGTCAACGCGGTTGAGCAGCGCACCGCGATCGCCCAGGGAGTCCATGGCTCCGGCCTTGATCAAGCTCTCCAGCACCCTCTTGTTCATACCCCGCAGGTTCACCCGGCGGCAAAAGTCCTCCACAGACTTGAAGGGGCCGCCTGCCTGACGACCCGCCAGGATAGGACTGATAGCATGGTGGCCCACGTTCTTGATGTCGGCCAGGCCAAAGCGGATGGCGCGCCCGTGTTGCCCGTTTCTTTCAATGCTGAAGGTGGCTTCGCTCCTATTAACGTCAGGTGAAAGGACTTTAACCCCCAGCCGCTGACACTCCGCCACTGCCATGGCTATCTTATCCTGCTGGCCGCTGTTGACCGCCAGGAAAGCAGCCATATACTCCACAGGGTAGTTTGCCTTGAGGTAGGCGGTCTGGTAGGCAATCATGGCATAGCTGACGCTGTGCGCTTTGTTGAAAGCATAGCCAGCGAAAGGCTCGATGAGATCGAAGACCTTCTCCGCAATCTCGTGTGAGAAGCCTTTCTGTTTGGCACCGTGGATGAAGCGGGTCCGCTCCCGGCGCATTATCTCGGGAACCTTCTTCCCCATGGCTTTACGCACTATGTCGGCTTCCCCCAGGGAGTAACCGGCGAAGGCCTGCACGATAAACAGCACCTGATCCTGATAGACGATGACGCCATGAGTCTCCGCCAGGATATCAGCTAAGGCAGGGTGAGGATAGTGGATGGGCTGCAACCCTTCCTTGGCCCCGATGAAGGTAGGGATATGTTCCTTGGGCCCGGGGCGATAAAGTGCCACCATAGCGGCTAGATCACTGAAGCTGGCTGGCTTCAACTCCTTCAGATAGCGCCTCATGCCCCCACCTTCGAGCTGGAAGACGCCGGCGGTCTCACCAGCCGAAAGCATCTTAAAGGTCCTGGCATCATTAAGAGGGATATTGGATAGATCGAACTCTGTCCCTCGATTTTGAGCGATTATTTCCTGGGCTCTGGCCAGGATAGTTAGATTAGCCAGACCCAGAAGGTCGAGCTTGAGCAGTCCCACCCGAGCAATGTCATCCATGCTGAACTGTGTCATTACCCCCTTGGAGTCAGCCCTACTAGCCTGCTGCAAGGGGACATAGTTCACCAGAGGCTCTTTGGAGATGACCACGCCAGCCGCATGAGTGCTGGCATGACGAGAAACCCCTTCGAGTTTCATCGCCGCCTCAACCAGATTGCGTATTATAGAATCCTCCTGGCACAGGCGGCTCAGATCCGGAGTCTCGTCCAGCGCCTTCTGTAGGGTTATGCCTGGCCCGAAGGGTACCAGCCGGGCCACCTGGTCAACCTGGCTATAGGGCAAGCCCAGAGCCCTCCCCACGTCCCGCAGGGCTGCCCTGGCCCCCAGAGTACCAAAGGTGATGATCTGTGCCACATGGTCGTGGCCATACTTCTGAGCCACGTAGGAGATAACCTCCTCACGACGATCATCCTGAAAGTCGAGGTCGATATCCGGCATCTCCTTGCGCTCAATGTTAAGGAAGCGCTCGAAAACCAGCCTGTGGGCCAGCGGGTCAACATCGGTCACGCCCAGGCAATAGAGAATAACGCTGGCAGCAGCGCTGCCTCGCACCCCACACAGGATGTTCTGCCGCCGGGCAAAGGAAACGATGTCCCATACCACCAGAAAGTAATGGGCGAAGCGCGTCTGCCGCACCACCCGCAACTCATAGTCCAGGCGATCCTTCACCGCAGGCGTGGGCTGGGGGTAGCGCTGCGTCAAGCCCTGCCAGCAAAGCTCAGCCAGGTATTCGTCAGCCGTCTCGCCTTCGGGCAGGTCAACCTCGGGCAGGTGAAGATGGCCAAACTCTAGCTCAAGATCGCATGACTGGGCAATGCGCTCAGCGTTTCTCAGGGCCTCAGGAAGATCGGAGAACAGCTTCTCCATTTCCTGAGGGCTCTTGAGATAGAAGAAATCGCCCGACATCTTCAGCCGCCGCTCATCCTGAACAAAGGTATTAGTCTGTATGCAAAGGAGGAGATCGTGCCACGGCGCATCCTGCTGCTCCACATAGTGAACGTCGTTGGTAGCTACCACGGGTATGTCCAGGTCGGCGGAAAGAGAAAGAAGCCCCGTATTGATTTGCTCCAGCTCAGGGGTAGGATGTCTCTGAATCTCCAGGTAGAAATCGTGGAAAAGCTCCTTGTACCATAGCGCACTTTTTCTGGCTTCTTGAACATTGCCCTCCAGGATCAGGCGGGGTATCTCACCGTGAGCACAGGCGGAAAGGGCAATCAGACCGTCATGGTATTGAGCCAGCAATTCCCTGTCTACCCGTGGTTTATAGTAGAAGCCTTCCAGGTGAGCCTTGGTGACTAGCTGTAGCAGGTTGCGGTAACCTTCCGTGTTCTTGGCCAGAAGGACGAGATGGTAAGAGTTTTTGTCCCCAGAGGTACGGCTGTATCGGCTGGACGGAGCAACGTAGAACTCGCAACCGATGATCGGCTTTATACCTG
Coding sequences within:
- a CDS encoding DNA polymerase III subunit alpha, coding for MFTHLHVHTEYSLLDGFCRILQLVSMAKKLGFDSLAITDHGAMYGVVQFYVAAREAGIKPIIGCEFYVAPSSRYSRTSGDKNSYHLVLLAKNTEGYRNLLQLVTKAHLEGFYYKPRVDRELLAQYHDGLIALSACAHGEIPRLILEGNVQEARKSALWYKELFHDFYLEIQRHPTPELEQINTGLLSLSADLDIPVVATNDVHYVEQQDAPWHDLLLCIQTNTFVQDERRLKMSGDFFYLKSPQEMEKLFSDLPEALRNAERIAQSCDLELEFGHLHLPEVDLPEGETADEYLAELCWQGLTQRYPQPTPAVKDRLDYELRVVRQTRFAHYFLVVWDIVSFARRQNILCGVRGSAAASVILYCLGVTDVDPLAHRLVFERFLNIERKEMPDIDLDFQDDRREEVISYVAQKYGHDHVAQIITFGTLGARAALRDVGRALGLPYSQVDQVARLVPFGPGITLQKALDETPDLSRLCQEDSIIRNLVEAAMKLEGVSRHASTHAAGVVISKEPLVNYVPLQQASRADSKGVMTQFSMDDIARVGLLKLDLLGLANLTILARAQEIIAQNRGTEFDLSNIPLNDARTFKMLSAGETAGVFQLEGGGMRRYLKELKPASFSDLAAMVALYRPGPKEHIPTFIGAKEGLQPIHYPHPALADILAETHGVIVYQDQVLFIVQAFAGYSLGEADIVRKAMGKKVPEIMRRERTRFIHGAKQKGFSHEIAEKVFDLIEPFAGYAFNKAHSVSYAMIAYQTAYLKANYPVEYMAAFLAVNSGQQDKIAMAVAECQRLGVKVLSPDVNRSEATFSIERNGQHGRAIRFGLADIKNVGHHAISPILAGRQAGGPFKSVEDFCRRVNLRGMNKRVLESLIKAGAMDSLGDRGALLNRVDRILWLSQREQKLKETGQSTMFDLFGGSVNAPLPEIELEKFDLPQKERLTWEKDLLGVYLSDHPFAQVAHRLASTTSAFCGEIEPEMAGQSVTVAGVVTSVRHAATKNGRSFVTAVLEDLVGSIQVTCWAVVYEQTKELWVEGNMLLVQGKVRVRQEEVQVVCDQVRQYRPEEAEPEQEEGRERLEKERSVMDFAPPQKSKLRVRIAQTENESEDLERFRCLMDVFKRYPGRDEVVLTIATAEGLVSLEMPNVTTGCCPGLQRELLGLLGEGGLAVVE